A region of the bacterium genome:
GGCCCCAAGGAGAATCAAGATGCTGATGATACGAGCAATTGTACGCCCCGAAAAAGCCGCCGCCGTAATGCAGGCCCTGATGGACGCCGGTTACCCGGCCGTCACCAAGATGGAAGTCACCGGCCGCGGCAAGCAGAGGGGCCTCAAGGTAGGCGAAGTCACCTACGACGAACTGGCTAAGGAGATGCTGATGGCGGTCGTCAACGAATCCGACAAGGAGCTCCTCCTCAAGGCCATCACCCGCGCCGCCCGCACCGGCGAAAAGGGAGCCTACGGCGACGGCAAGATCTTCGTCAGCCCGGTTGACGAAGTCTACACCGTCTCCAGCGGCACCCGCGAAGCATAAGGACAGGGGTCAAAAATGAAAGAGATTCTTGCCGTAATACGGATGAACAAGATCAACCAGACCAAGGCTTCGCTGGTTCAGGCGGGCTACCCCTCGATGACGGCGGTGAGGGTGATGGGACGCGGCAGCAAACCGGTGGATTACGAGGTCGTGAAGGCCGCCTCCACCCAGACCGACCCCATCCCCGAGGTTCTGGACAGGCTTACCGCCCCGCCGCGCCTCATCGCGAAACGCATGATAAGCCTCGTGGTCCCCGACGAAGCGGTACCCGTCGTGGTCAAAACCATAATCGAAGCCAACTCCACCGGGAGCGCCGGTGACGGAAAGATTTTCGTACTGCCTGTGATGGACGCCATGCGCGTTCGCACCTACGAGACAGGCGACGCGGCCATCAGCGAAATGGCCGGGAACCAGGGAGGCTGACCGTGGAAAAACCCAAGTTTCACATACTCGTCTGCGGCAGTTTCCGCGGCGCCGAAGCCAAGGGCGTCTGTCACCAGAAGGGGTCGCTGGCCCTCCTCCCCTACCTGGAGTCTGAGATAATCGACAGGGGCCTCGATGCGATGGTCTCTTCCACAAGCTGTCTCAAAGCCTGCGACCACGGCCCCGTTATGGTGGTCTACCCGCAGGGCGACTGGTACGGCAAGGTGGACGAGGAGGCGATAGACACCATCCTCGACGCGCTTGAAGCCGGCGAAACCGCCGGGGATTACCTTATCTGAAAGAAGTCCCCTGGGGGCGACCCCAGGGGAACTTCATCCCTAAAGTCAGGAAAAGAAAATGGCAGCCGAAGAGATTTTAAAGGAAAGGGAAGGGCAGATCCGGGAAAAGGGAACCGGGGAGTTCGCCATCGAGTGCGACAAGCCCTCCCTTGCCGGTGCGGTGAGCCAGCGCGCCTGCGTATTTTGCGGGGCTAGAGTCGTGCTCTACCCGATAGCCGACGCCCTCCACCTCGTCCACGGCCCCGTCGGCTGCGCCTCCTACACCTGGGACATAAGGGGAGCCCTCTCCTCCGGCCCCGAGCTTCACCGCCTGAGCTTTTCGACCGACCTTCGCGAGAAGGACATCATCTTCGGCGGCGAGGAGAAGCTCTACAAATCCCTCGTCGAGCTCATCGACCGCCACTCGCCGAAAGCCGCCTTCGTCTATTCGACCTGCATCGTCGGCATCATCGGCGACGATCTCGAAGCCGTCTGCCGCCGCGTCGAAGCGGAAAAGAAAATTCCCGTGATTCCGGTTCAGTCCGAAGGCTTCAAGGGCAACAAGCGCGCCGGCTACAACGCCGCCTGCCGCGCCATGTTCCGCCTCGTCGGAAGCGGTCCCACGGACAACATCTCCCCCGTCTCGGTAAACCTCCTCGGGGACTTCAACCTCGCCGGAGAGATCTGGATAGTGCGCAAGTACCTCGAAAGGATGGGCGTCGAGGTAGTGGCCAACGTCACCGGAGACGGAAGGGTCGAGGATCTTCGCCGGGCCCACGGGGCGGCTCTGAACGTCGTCCAGTGTTCCGGCTCGACGATGGATTTCGCGAAGCTGATGCGGGACGAGTACGGGACTCCGATCCTTCGGGTCTCCTACTTCGGCATCGAGGACATGGCCCAGGCTCTTTACGACATCGCCGATTTTTTCGCCCCGAAAGACCCCGGCATAGTCCGGCGCACGCAGGAACTCGTCCGCGAGGAGATCGGAAAGATACTTCCCGCGCTGGAGCGCTACCGCAAAGACCTCACGGGCAAGAAAGCCGCCCTTTACGTCGGCGGCGCTTTCAAGGCCTTTTCCCTCATCAAGGCTTTCCGCCTTCTGGGTATGCAGGTCGTGATGGCCGGTTCCCAGACGGGAACCAGCGAGGATTACGAGGAGCTTCACAGCGTGGCGGACGAGGGGACGGTCATAGTGGACGACGCCAACCCGCTGGAGCTCGTCAAGTTCATCAAGGAAAAGGGCGTGGACGTGCTGGTCGGAGGCGTTAAGGAACGCCCAATAGCCTACAAGCTTGGCATAGGCTTTTGCGACCACAACCACGAGCGGAAGATCGCCCTCGAAGGGTTCGAGGGGATGGAGAATTTCGCCGCCGAGATACACCGCACGGTGATGAGCCCCGTCTGGCGCTTCGTGCCCCGGAAATGGGGCGAAAATGGGTAACACCGGCTACGTCTCGACAACCAACGCTTGCAGGGTTTGCGCGCCGCTGGGGGCCTGCATGGCCTTCAAGGGCGTCCGGGGAGCTGTCCCGCTCCTCCACGGCTCGCAGGGCTGCGCCACCTACATGCGCCGTTACATCATAAGCCACACCAGAGAGCCGGTGGACATAGCCTCCTCCTCGTTGGGCGAAAAGGAAGCGGTTTACGGCGGAGCCGCCAATCTCAAGGAAGCGCTCACGAACGTCATCAGGAAATACTCCCCCGAACTCATCGGCGTCGCCACGACCTGCCTCACCGAGACGATAGGTGACGACGTAAGAGCGATCGTCGGCGAATACCAACGGGAAAACCCCGGCGAAAAGACCAGGATAGTCCGCGTTTCGACGCCGAGCTATCAGGGAAACCACGTCGAGGGATTTCACGCGGCGGTTCTCGCGCTGACCGACGCCCTTGCGGTCGAGGGCGGCGAAAAGA
Encoded here:
- a CDS encoding P-II family nitrogen regulator, which encodes MLMIRAIVRPEKAAAVMQALMDAGYPAVTKMEVTGRGKQRGLKVGEVTYDELAKEMLMAVVNESDKELLLKAITRAARTGEKGAYGDGKIFVSPVDEVYTVSSGTREA
- a CDS encoding P-II family nitrogen regulator, whose protein sequence is MKEILAVIRMNKINQTKASLVQAGYPSMTAVRVMGRGSKPVDYEVVKAASTQTDPIPEVLDRLTAPPRLIAKRMISLVVPDEAVPVVVKTIIEANSTGSAGDGKIFVLPVMDAMRVRTYETGDAAISEMAGNQGG
- a CDS encoding (2Fe-2S) ferredoxin domain-containing protein; protein product: MEKPKFHILVCGSFRGAEAKGVCHQKGSLALLPYLESEIIDRGLDAMVSSTSCLKACDHGPVMVVYPQGDWYGKVDEEAIDTILDALEAGETAGDYLI
- the nifE gene encoding nitrogenase iron-molybdenum cofactor biosynthesis protein NifE, with the translated sequence MAAEEILKEREGQIREKGTGEFAIECDKPSLAGAVSQRACVFCGARVVLYPIADALHLVHGPVGCASYTWDIRGALSSGPELHRLSFSTDLREKDIIFGGEEKLYKSLVELIDRHSPKAAFVYSTCIVGIIGDDLEAVCRRVEAEKKIPVIPVQSEGFKGNKRAGYNAACRAMFRLVGSGPTDNISPVSVNLLGDFNLAGEIWIVRKYLERMGVEVVANVTGDGRVEDLRRAHGAALNVVQCSGSTMDFAKLMRDEYGTPILRVSYFGIEDMAQALYDIADFFAPKDPGIVRRTQELVREEIGKILPALERYRKDLTGKKAALYVGGAFKAFSLIKAFRLLGMQVVMAGSQTGTSEDYEELHSVADEGTVIVDDANPLELVKFIKEKGVDVLVGGVKERPIAYKLGIGFCDHNHERKIALEGFEGMENFAAEIHRTVMSPVWRFVPRKWGENG